The Mangifera indica cultivar Alphonso chromosome 19, CATAS_Mindica_2.1, whole genome shotgun sequence nucleotide sequence aaataaaatgaagttttagactaagattggcataaataattttttttgatgaatagtatttttttcgagtcgaattcaaaaatatgaacttctttcGTCCAAACGAATTcctactaattgatattgaaaaaaaaatgaaagtgagtgTGAGTGTTCGAGTGATATGAGtagtgtgtaaataaaatgagtgaggagggtttatatagatgaggggaagggtaattttgacattttagaaaaagtaatgaaataaataaataaatatgaaaatacatttataatgtaatatatcaaaaaacctcccatatttaccctaaattacatttaaccccccatacttctcaaacattgtatttaacccttatattatgacataaaaactagaattaacaaataaaatgaagttttaggttaagattgacataaatacctttttttgatgaatagtattttttcgagtcgaattcaaaaatacgaatttctatcgtccgaacgaatccctactaattaatgttgaaaaaaaaatgaaaatgagagtgagtgtttgagtgatatgagaagtgtgtgtaaataaaatgagtgaagagggtttatatagatgaggggaagggtaattttgacattttagaaaaagtaattagataaataaataaatatgaaaatgcatttataatataaaatatccaaaaaccccctatatttatcctaaattattttaacccccaatGTTTGTCaaacattgtatttaacccccatattatgacataaaaactagacttaacaaataaaatgaagttttaggctaagattgacataaatacctttttttgatgaatagtattttttcgagtcgaatttaaaaatacgaatttctatcgtccgaacgaatccctactaattaatgttgaaaaaaaaatgaaaatgagagtgtgtgtttgagtgatatgagaagtgtgtgtaaataaaatgagtgaagaGGGTTTATaaagatgaggggaagggtaattttgacattttagaaaaagtaatgagataaataaataaatatgaaaatgcctttataatataaaatatccaaaaaccccctatatttatcctaaattattttaacccccatgTTTGTCaaacattgtatttaacccctatattatgacataaaaactagacttaacaaataaaatgaagttttaggctaagattgacataaatacctttttttgatgaatagtattttttcaagtcgaattcaaaaatacgaacttctatcgtccgaacgaatccctactaattaatgttgaaaaaaaaatgaaagtgagagtgagtgtttgagtgatatgagaagtgtgtgtaaataaaatgagtgaagaGGGTTTacatagatgaggggaagggtaattttgacattttagaaaaagtaatgaaataaataaataaatatgaaaatgcctttataatgtaaaatatccaaaaacctcctatatttaccctaaattcatttaaccccccatacttgtcaaacatttatttaacccccatattatgacataaaaattagatttaacaaataaaattaagttttaggttaagattgacataaatacccttttttgataaatagtattttttcgagtcgaatttagaaatacgaacttcttttgTCCGAACGAATCcttactaattgatattgaaaaaaaaatgaaagtgagagagagtgtttgagtgatatgagaagtgtgtgtaaataaaatgagtgaggagggtttttatagatgaggggaagggtaattttgatattttagaaaaagtaatgaaataaataaataaatatgaaaatatctttataatgtaaactattcaaaaacctctcatatttatcctaaattactttAACCctccatacttgtcaaacattgtatttaacccctatattatgaaataaaaactaaacttaacaaataaaatgaagttttaggctgagattgacataaataccttttttcgataaatagtattttttcgagtcgaattcaaaaatacgaacttctttcgtccgaacgaatccctactaattgatgttgaaaaaaaaatgaaagtgagagtaagtgtttgagtgatatgagaagtgtgtgtaaataaaatgagtgaagatggtttatatagatgaggggaaggataattttgacattttagaaaaagtaatgaaataaataaataaatatgaaaatgcctttataaggtaaaatatccaaaaaacctctcatatttatcctgaattacatttaaccccccatacttgtcaaacattttttaacctccatattatgatataaaaattaggcttaacaaataaaattaagttttaggttaagattgacataaatacctttttttgataaatagtattttttcgactcgaattcagaaatacgaacttcttttgtccgaacgaatccctactaattgatgttgaaaaaaaaatgaaagtgaaagtgagtgtttgagtaatatgagaagtgtgtgtaaataacatgagtgaggagggtttatatagatgaggggaaaggtaattttgacattttagaaaaagtaatgaaataaataaataaatatgaaaatgcctttataatgtaaaatatccaaaaacctctcatatttatcctaaattacatttaacccccatagtgagtgaggagagttatataaatgaagggaagggtaattttgacattttagaaaaagtttgaaataaataaataaatatcaaaatgcctttataatgtaaaatatccaaaaacccctcatatttatttaaaattacatttaacccccataatgagtgggagagttatataaatatgagagaaagggtaattttggtattcaaaaaaagtcataggctttttttttttagaatagtGATTtggggcattttggcttgaaaatagtgattttgggcatttttacttaatgggagggcattttggccattttttaaaatttcccttttaaataataagaaaCTAAGCATTTACTTTTGATTTTCGATGTAATAAACTTTCCGTCTTCTccatttaagtttataaatttttttcataaataaataaatataggcGAAACGGCTATTTCCCACTCacggtatgctgtaatgacaagtttttaccatttaattatggaaacaccaaacacctacctatgaccggttaaatttaacaaaactctaacgataataaagataaaatcgtcattttatcatCACCTGATGGATAATTATCATCACCTGGAAGTTTAAAaggttgtttatttttaatatatatatatatatatatatatattcttttttaactGGATAGCTTTCATCCAAATACAGATGATAAAATGTACAAGCACCAAATCTTAGTGCAAACGTATCCCTTATTCATTCCTAATGCCTCACCATTTCCGAGCTCTTAAGTTTCATTAGACTGCATAATCAAATATTGGAAAATAACCCTTTTTCTACTCTTATAGGATCACTTCGCTTAAATAtgctctttcaaaaataatttaaattgaataaccAAATTAACATGGAGTACATTTATGAGTGATCTTCATAATCAaatggaataaaattttttgtgttAATACAAGCTTGAATTTATACATTAAGCttacaaataaacaaagaaataacataatatataacaaggaaattaataataagaaatattctAATATTACCTTAAGAGAATTTCGTCCTTTTACATTTGTGTACTCAAGCAATTGCACTTAGGGTAGTGGGTAACTGAGTGAGTAGTGGTTTGATGAATTTGCAAAAGAGAAGTTGCTTGTGTCTTTAGGGTGATAGGCTAGTTTGGTTATGGTGAGGAGATTGATGTCAAtagttttgataataatttttggaCATGGTTGGTTGAGGTTGacataagtataaataatatgcttttttttttttttgtttgcgCTTCAATCTTTACGTGTGCTTCATGGTTGATGAGTTTCAAATGCAACTCATTAAAGGTGATTATAGTTTCTTGAACATGCATCACAAGTCCTTATAATCATCATCAAGATTATAAAGGACTTTTAGCACAAAATCTTTATTGTCTATTGTTGCATTTATCATTACAAGCTTATTTGTATAGATCTTGATTTGTTACATATATTCGATGATTAATTTGTTGCCTTTGTTAAAAAtgcaaagttttttttttaattggttaaGTCTCTAACCAAATAATTAtctatttcatattatttatacttatttatttagtatCTATTTAGCAAGATGCCAAGACAAATATGCGTGAATTTCTCAAAGTTGTAAGGATTTTTTACACCGTTCTAACAAAATCAAACTAACTATTAGAAAActccaaaaacataaataaacgTTACTGAATCTCTTAAAGTAATTTCATCATTAACAAACTACCAAAACAACAACCTTAATTATTATAAGACTTGTAAACATCTAACACCATACTGAGATGCTTTTGGACGAATTGTGCCTTCTTAATGATAAGCTCCAACTGCAACATATTAATTGCCTTTTTCATATCCATTGTTGTCCCTTGGATTACTCGTGATTTTTTCATGTTAATCTCCAATTGAAAAAGTTGAAGGGCAAAAAAGTCGTCGTCGAGCTTCAATCTCTCATCTACTTCTCCAACCAAATCCATTGCTTCGCCATTAACACAGGAATATGGCTTAATTGGACAGCTGAAGCTTTCAACAGAAGCACAAACAATTGAAGCAGCTCCCCATATTCTTTTGGAAAGCCTAAACAACTTCTTCTCATGCCTACTAAAACTGGACTTGTCCTTGTTTAGATTATCCTTgaactttcttttcattttgtgtAATTTATCCTTTAGTTGATGTAAAGTAAAATTTCCTTTGAGTAatcttttcatataattaaagaaGTATACCATACTGGAAGAATAGTCAACCCCCCTTTCCACTGAGAGTCTGATGACGCCCCTCAAGATGGCTATCTCTTGCTCCTCACTCCAAAACCTTCCAAATGCCTCACTGGGTTTatattcttcatcttcttcatcctcTTCAGATGTGACTTCCCtgtatatttcttttatatcttCTTCATATTCCCAAGAAGACCTCTTCGTTGGTGCCATGAATGAGGATTAGCCTTTCCTGGAAGTTAATGAAATGTACAGAAACAAAGTACaaacttaaatagaaaataatgtcAATATGTGTATAGAGATAGCAATAAGTTAGAATGGTCAAAATAAAACAGAATTCTCCCCAACctaaaaaacttcaaatataACGTTCATAAAACGTTGACTGATTTCTGCCTACTTGACTGATTTCTATGCATTCATAAAAcgttgtttatttttaataactaaataataactataaaaatactatttatgcttgaaattacaaattcaaagaagaaCAAGACTCACCAAACTTCTGTTGGTAAATATACCCTTTACGTATGTGTTGAAAATTCAGtttccaaaatatataaaggagaaagaaggagaagaagaagaagcaaatcTGCTGGATAATTATTATCACCCGGAAGTTTAAAAGgttgtttgtttttaataaattaatatatatgagcTGTCTCCACACCATGCAATtactttcaattaatatattggaactttaaattttaactgGATAGCTTTCATCCAAATACAGTTGATAAAATATACAAGCATCAAATCTTAGTGCAAACGTATCCTTATTCATTCCTAATGCCTCACCATTTCCAAGCTCTTAAGTTTCATTATActgaataatcaaatattggAAAATAAGCCTTTTTCTAATCTTATAGGATGACTTCCCTCAAATATGctctttcaaaaaaatttcaattgaataACCTAATTAATATGGAGTCCATTTATGAATGATCTTCATAATTGAATGGAATAAAACTTTGTGTATTAATACAAGCTTGAATTTATACATTAAGCTtatgaataaacaaaaaaatagcatcatatataacaaagaaatcaataataagaaatattctaaaaatattctaatattacCTTAAACTCTCCATAGTTTGACTCTTTGCTTGGTTTTCAAAACTGGCGTGTCGGATGTCTGTCCCCAAGCTTCTACTTGGCTCTTTTCCTGCCTAAGGATCTCTAGGGCATCTCTAATTAATTGtagaaactaattaattaattaatctaattgtCTTTTCAGGTACATTCAAGAGAGTTATAACTCAAAAACAGTTGATAAATAtgttaaagaaatttatgataaCTCTGCACCATTCCAGTGTCTAGTGTattggtaaatttaatcttaaataaataaatgataattattattaattaagtagtaattattaataaacattTACATTTGCATTTCAGGATGGAGATGTTGGAAAGCTACGAGAAGAACTTTGGGAAGCTGAGCGACTTCATATTGTAACCGGTAgcattaaattcaagtttaaaacataaatatttacattcATGTTTCTCATCTTCttataatattgatattattattattgcaaaCCCTAATTAAAGGGCTCTCTTTTTAGCATTCATTTGACCTAAATTCTTATCAGAGTCTGATGGCAAATTGATTCTTatcttatcatcaataaattttaaggaGGCGTGTAACCCTTTAATCAGTGGAGATTTTTGTGTGTGTGGATTATGTTTTGTGTGtatagattatttatttatttataaagaaaaaaagattttggTGGATAGCCATTGTTAATCATCATCtagtttataaaattcaacATTGGCTTATGGTAAACCTCTGGGTTATTGGTGATAAGCCGAAAGAAAGAGTAAGCATAATTCATACACGCCTTAAACCTTCACCATTGCATGTAAAAAATACAAGAATTGTTGGTAAATAAAAATCCAAGTGTCATATCAAAAACTCTACCATACCTTCCTCTCCTTGTTCTTCCTTTCCCTAACCTAAACTCATTCATTGAGTTTCTCCAATTCTTGTACAGCATTACTTAAACCATAAATACACATTTTCATCacctattttaatatttaataaaaacaaattaaaaattaggatATTATACTTAATTCAATTGCATAACACCACAAACATCTATCAACATACCTCTAGTTTGTCCTGCTTAGCCTTATGCTTATGAGGAAGGGCGCGAAACTCTTTAGATAGCCGCATGCATTCTTTCATACTTTCAGGAGATACAAAGTCAAGTGCAACTTTTATACATGACtgcaaacaaaaccctaaaccctatcaAACCAACAAAActtaccaaaataaaattgtaacatcAAGGGTTTACACACACACCTTCAGATTTCTCACTTGATGGGGACATCCAGCCGGTATAAGGACTGCCTCTCCAACTTTCTGAACAAAACTCCAAGGCTCTATGcctgcatttaaaaaaaaaaacaaagctaCTTACTCTGCCATAATTCTAAGTAATTAACATCAACTTAAACCAACCAAATTCCTCTTTCAGCTTTCTCTTATGATGCTTCGTCAAGTAGAATGTTTGATCATGAATCGGGTGCACAACCTATATAACAAATAGGCAAGTCAAGTATCAGTATCCTTGGTTCAATATCCTAATTATCATGTTATCTCTACCATCCACAATACAAAAtatgaaactttaattatttaccaCATTCGTCTCACATTTATGAccataataaataattcttcatttctttataaTCTCTGAAAGcccataatttaaatatgtagaGTAGCTGCaaaaagaattacaaaaatttatacCTGTTCTACTGGAGAACAATAAACATCCCTGAACTCCTTGTGATGAAGCTTAAGATATTCCTCGAGTTTCGGCACATCCTCCCGCCGGAAAATATCCCAAAGAGCACCACCATCTGAAGCCTCTATTGTTAAAGGGTCAAAAAACTCAGACCTAAACCTTTCTGAGGGACATTCCTTTTGTCGTCTTTCATGCTCAAGTTCCAACAACTCTCTTTGGTTTTGAGCATCatgcaatttcttcaaattttctattttagcaAGCTGTTCAGAACTCGGGATAACATCCGCAGTATGCATCAAAATATTCACCTGAGTTATGCAAAACCAACCAAATAGTTAATtacaaaaacaattaaagagCATGACAAATcacaatttaatcaatcaaaggTTCCCAACTTCTAAGGCCCAAGTGTAACTTTTTTCTTGACAAACTTTTACTGcatagtaacaaactcaccaaccatgtttaaaaaactaaaatatatggACTGATGTCCTATCCAGAACATACattacaaaagaaataaaatttaagaagaaattGATAATAAGAAAGCCATCTTTAACCAATAACTAGCTTTAGATATCACTCAGTGAATTACCTTAATGATACCCTTATTTACTTCAATCactatatgttaattttaattgagtgGTTTCACACTCATATCTCACTTCAGTGAGCATCATCAATCTAAGTTACGTGTTTGCTCCTAACCATTGTGTCATCATCaagaatcattttttataattaaaatgcagcaaattatgattttaaagaagataaagtcattttttcaaaaactacCTTGGAAACACAAACTGAATAGCTGAAGATTAACTTCTTATGATGTTTAAAAGTTTCACTTGTAAAACTTATTCACTCACACATATAGAAAGCATTGTCAACAATTTTGGTCCATCAATCGATAGAAttcatcataaaaataaaaaaacaaatacctagtgaaaattaaaatggaCAACATAATCATTGGCTTTCTCATTCAATTCTTCGCTTAATTCACCTCCAAGATAAAAATGTAAGATTATATTTTCGCTTGATGTAACTGTTCTATATTCAAGTGGCTAAGCTtaagttaaaaaacaaattcaataatacatatTGCCTTTTTCAGACAAAATCACATTTCTAAACTAAAAGATAAATTagagtttttcaaataaatggaaaatCATCAGTTTCAGTAAACACTACATACCGCATCTGTCATGTCATAATGCAGCTTGGTCACAGAGTCTCCACGTCCAAGCTCTTCACCAAATCCATATGCTATAAAAGCTTTTGGCCCTAAATCTGGTTTCAACATATCTGGAGGCAGCTTTGTTGCAATATTGAGAATGCCATAGTAAGGATGTGCATATTCAGCATATGGCAAGGCACTTAAAAATTCCGAACCATGGCATGGTAAACACTCCTCAAAATGCTTAGATGGGGGCCAATCTTTGAGCTTGAGGATTTGTGGCCAACCATTTGAGTGCTCACGGCCCTCCAGATACCCTTTGAAAAATTGGTGAATATTTATTTCAACCTGCAGAGGTATCGATCATCGATGTCATCTATTAAACAAACGACAAATACCAcataaatgtgaaaaaaaaaatgtttctcattattcctttttttcttcttttctacgTTTAGATATGAATATTACACATAGAGATACTGACTTTTAATGATGATGATACATAAAGCAATATAAACAAGAAAGCACAAGACTATGGatgataaaaggaaaataattatttcacaaTAAAGGTGAGAGAATTGAggaaagaccaaaaagattccATCATAATAATCCCAGGAAAGTTGCCTGACAGCACTGAAATGCTATTATCAAAGTCATAATCAGGTCTCATATTTAaccatttgattaaataaaaaaccatTGAAGTCACATGTAATTATTCATACTTaactattattaattttcacatgcaaatgtaattaattgttattgCCTGCAATAGAGTACTTTGAAAAATACTTTATCTGAAGCCAGTGAGTACAATATTATCATCTTTTAGACagtaaatcaatttatatttctgTATGGAGTAGCATTATGTCAACCATCAATTCTTTTCATTGCACAATACTAGTCAACCGAATTTACACTTGGGTAAAACAATAATGAGGCAGCAATGAACAAATTTagatatcattaatatatttaccATGAGAATGacaatagttaaaattaaaatgatctaAAGGAAAATACCTCACACAAATCAAGACAATCAATGGTTCTAAACACCAAATTTGAGGAGCCTTTAGCATGAGATGCGGCACAAAAAGCACGTGACAATACTATTGGCTCCCAACTCAAGCCAGAGGTCATTTCTATAGAATTTGTAACAATAATTGGCTCTCCTTTAACCCAATGGTACTTAAAACACTCTAAACCTTGTTGATTGATATCATCAACCAAAGGGCAGTATAGAAAATTAGCAACTGAACCTTCCTGACAAGCTGCTTTCCTTAATTTCTCGTTACATGAATCAATCTCACTAGCCGCATTGGAGCCTGAACTGGTATTCTTAGAACTTTGAGTTTCGTCCATCATTTTatggattttcatcaattttttaactttcttcCTTAACTTCGATAGCAATCTATTTGAAAATAAGCATCTTAACTCCAGTCGCTCATATCCACAACCACCTAACTTTTCCACTGGACAAGGGATGTCACCATTTTCATTTACTTTCCATTCAGCCATTAGTCTCATATGTTTCCTCGAGATTAACTTAGTCTGGTTCCTTGATGAACTTTTCTTAACCGAGGGGAGCAAGAGAGGTTCGCCTCCATGTAGATAACCTTTCCCCCAATCGACATGTTTCATGGTCAGTTTATGTCCGCCTTGCAAACAACCATTGCGAATTTCTTGGCAACAGGAAATACATAATTCAAATGAGCATTTTGGGCAGCTCCTGTGGTAGTCAGCTATGGAGGTTTTACAATTGTTGCtgcaaacaaaaagaaa carries:
- the LOC123203107 gene encoding lysine-specific demethylase JMJ25-like, which gives rise to MAAMLPIPPDDLRCRRRGGKTWRCSGWRIHNKSLCEFHFLKRCDVKQGTSHGHVQSSERRNGNRKFKRCHQCNRIDERVVECRKCYCLSCIQTRYSSVTEEAIAECCPFCSGNCNCKACSCQNQMGTGNVEVEMQVSRGEGKFQCKEKSDDEENYNGKTDTSNIEVEMQLNGEQKFEGKDNNDAEIEMFARRTNSKRRRISSKLPRTDGQHSQAPVKSNYCHQCHRSRKRVVNCLRCQRKRYCVTCISKWYPTMSVDAIEEACPFCRGNCNCIACLRGNKIDARNVNMPTSKEERSQHFMYMVDLLYPFFKKFYHEQMREKEIEAKNRELKLSEIEIQQSVFEINERVYCNNCKTSIADYHRSCPKCSFELCISCCQEIRNGCLQGGHKLTMKHVDWGKGYLHGGEPLLLPSVKKSSSRNQTKLISRKHMRLMAEWKVNENGDIPCPVEKLGGCGYERLELRCLFSNRLLSKLRKKVKKLMKIHKMMDETQSSKNTSSGSNAASEIDSCNEKLRKAACQEGSVANFLYCPLVDDINQQGLECFKYHWVKGEPIIVTNSIEMTSGLSWEPIVLSRAFCAASHAKGSSNLVFRTIDCLDLCEVEINIHQFFKGYLEGREHSNGWPQILKLKDWPPSKHFEECLPCHGSEFLSALPYAEYAHPYYGILNIATKLPPDMLKPDLGPKAFIAYGFGEELGRGDSVTKLHYDMTDAVNILMHTADVIPSSEQLAKIENLKKLHDAQNQRELLELEHERRQKECPSERFRSEFFDPLTIEASDGGALWDIFRREDVPKLEEYLKLHHKEFRDVYCSPVEQVVHPIHDQTFYLTKHHKRKLKEEFGIEPWSFVQKVGEAVLIPAGCPHQVRNLKSCIKVALDFVSPESMKECMRLSKEFRALPHKHKAKQDKLEVMKMCIYGLSNAVQELEKLNE
- the LOC123203407 gene encoding probable transcription factor At1g61730; the protein is MAPTKRSSWEYEEDIKEIYREVTSEEDEEDEEYKPSEAFGRFWSEEQEIAILRGVIRLSVERGVDYSSSMVYFFNYMKRLLKGNFTLHQLKDKLHKMKRKFKDNLNKDKSSFSRHEKKLFRLSKRIWGAASIVCASVESFSCPIKPYSCVNGEAMDLVGEVDERLKLDDDFFALQLFQLEINMKKSRVIQGTTMDMKKAINMLQLELIIKKAQFVQKHLSMVLDVYKSYNN